The Neisseria animaloris genome segment TAGATGGCAGCTGAGAGTACTGTAAAATAATTTCTAGTCTTGGTTATTAAAATGGTTTTTTTAAAAAAACGATTCATATTTTTTAAGGTGTTTATTGAAAATATATTTTTTCATGAATCTAAAAATGTCTGAAATTGAAAAAGAAAATGAAAACCTTGCCCAGCGCTGGGTCTTAATACTGTCCTATGATGGCGGCCGTTTTTACGGTTGGCAAAAACAGGCGGGAAATATTCCTACTGTGCAATCGGCCTTAGAAGATGCGTTAAGCAGGATTGCTGGTGAACAGATTCATGTTGTTGTTGCCGGACGAACCGATACAGGAGTACATGCAACGGCACAGGTGGTACATTTTGATACTACGGCAGACCGCTCGGAGCAGGCATGGATAAGAGGGGTAAACGCTCATCTGCCTGAGGGGGTTGCCGTATGGAAAGCACAACGGGTAAATAGCCGTTTTCATGCCCGTTTTGATGCTTTTGGCCGACGTTACCGTTATGTGTTGCAGTCATCATCCGTACGCTCTCCTTTATTGGTAGGACGGGTTGGGTGGATACATACCCCGTTAGACATGGAGGCTATGCAAAAAGCTGTTGCTTTTTTAGTAGGAACACATGATTTTTCTAGCTTTCGTGCTTCCGAATGCCAAGCAAAGTCTCCTGTTAAAACGATGTATAGCGTAGCATTAAGCGGTAAGCCTGAATTGATGGCTTTGGATTTGCATGGCAACGCATTTTTGCACCATATGGTACGTAATATTATGGGGGCGTTGGT includes the following:
- the truA gene encoding tRNA pseudouridine(38-40) synthase TruA, which gives rise to MSEIEKENENLAQRWVLILSYDGGRFYGWQKQAGNIPTVQSALEDALSRIAGEQIHVVVAGRTDTGVHATAQVVHFDTTADRSEQAWIRGVNAHLPEGVAVWKAQRVNSRFHARFDAFGRRYRYVLQSSSVRSPLLVGRVGWIHTPLDMEAMQKAVAFLVGTHDFSSFRASECQAKSPVKTMYSVALSGKPELMALDLHGNAFLHHMVRNIMGALVYVGNGRLSVQGFADLIEERSRLKAPPTFMPDGLYLTGVDYPPEWGVETPPSPVWLW